In one Winogradskyella sp. MH6 genomic region, the following are encoded:
- the trkA gene encoding Trk system potassium transporter TrkA, producing MKIIIAGAGEVGFHLAKLLSYESQEITLIDTRKESLTYAGEHLDIKTIKGDATSIAILREARIESVELFIAVTSSETTNITACVLAKQLGAQRTIARISNTEFIEEKETIGFSQFGIDELISPESLAASEIELLLNQYGFNDTYEFEGGALTMLGLRLSRTAKFVGKTVKEAAELYSELHFIPIAIQRYGTQYTIIPRGDTQFKEGDKVVFMTSEGGDAELFELSGKVKSEIKNVMILGGSKIGFKTARDLCKSKFNVKLVESRQAMAEDLADRLPNALIICGDGRNVDILDEENIIDMDAFISVTGNSETNIMSCLLAKSKGVRKTIALVENMDYYQLSQSIGIDTLINKKLLAANNIFRYIRKGEVVAMTKLTNMNAELLEFMVKPNSKITNKVIKDLNFPRSAIFGGVIRDGEGMIPLGSFKIEAGDRVVVCCLPRSISEVETFFS from the coding sequence ATGAAAATAATTATCGCAGGTGCTGGAGAGGTAGGATTTCATTTGGCTAAATTATTATCCTACGAGTCGCAAGAGATAACCCTTATTGACACAAGAAAAGAGAGTTTAACCTACGCAGGTGAACATCTAGATATAAAAACGATTAAAGGTGATGCCACGTCAATTGCAATCCTTAGGGAAGCACGCATAGAGTCGGTAGAATTATTTATCGCTGTGACATCTTCCGAGACTACAAATATCACAGCATGTGTGTTGGCTAAGCAGTTAGGAGCACAACGTACCATAGCCAGAATATCTAATACAGAGTTTATTGAAGAAAAAGAGACTATCGGTTTTTCTCAGTTCGGTATAGACGAATTAATTTCACCAGAATCTTTAGCGGCATCAGAGATTGAGTTGTTATTAAACCAGTATGGCTTTAACGACACCTATGAGTTTGAAGGAGGTGCCTTAACCATGCTAGGCTTAAGACTTTCGAGAACAGCAAAATTTGTCGGAAAAACTGTAAAAGAAGCTGCAGAACTTTATTCTGAGTTGCATTTTATTCCAATTGCTATTCAGCGCTACGGAACCCAATATACTATTATTCCTCGTGGTGACACACAATTTAAGGAAGGTGATAAGGTGGTGTTTATGACTTCTGAAGGAGGTGATGCCGAATTGTTTGAACTTTCGGGTAAAGTAAAATCTGAAATTAAGAATGTAATGATTCTTGGTGGAAGTAAAATAGGATTTAAAACAGCCAGAGATCTTTGTAAGAGTAAATTTAATGTAAAGCTTGTAGAGAGTAGACAAGCTATGGCCGAAGATTTGGCAGATAGGCTTCCTAATGCACTTATTATTTGTGGTGACGGTAGAAATGTTGATATTTTAGATGAAGAAAATATTATAGATATGGATGCTTTTATATCTGTAACTGGCAATTCTGAAACCAACATTATGTCTTGTCTTTTGGCAAAATCTAAAGGTGTAAGAAAAACAATTGCCTTAGTCGAAAATATGGATTATTACCAGCTCTCACAGTCTATTGGTATCGATACGCTAATCAACAAAAAACTGTTAGCAGCAAATAACATATTTAGATACATAAGAAAAGGTGAGGTTGTAGCTATGACCAAGCTTACTAACATGAATGCTGAGTTGTTAGAATTTATGGTAAAGCCTAACTCTAAAATCACAAATAAAGTTATTAAAGACTTAAATTTCCCAAGGTCTGCTATATTTGGTGGTGTCATTAGAGATGGTGAAGGTATGATTCCGCTAGGAAGCTTTAAAATTGAAGCTGGTGATAGAGTCGTAGTGTGTTGTTTACCGCGTTCAATCTCTGAAGTAGAAACCTTTTTCTCTTAA
- the ubiE gene encoding bifunctional demethylmenaquinone methyltransferase/2-methoxy-6-polyprenyl-1,4-benzoquinol methylase UbiE — protein MAEKVKPYKDSDASKKEQVTEMFDTISKEYDGLNRVISFGIDVKWRNKVVKIVSKKQPENILDIATGTGDLAINLASTNAKEIIGLDISNGMLEVGRKKIASKKLESIISMVIGDSENLPFEDNTFDAITVAFGVRNFENLEKGLSEILRVLKPNGIFVILETSVPTNPIYKFGYKIYSKFILPTIGKLFSKDKIAYNYLSESASVFPYGEVLNNILRKIGFINVEDKPQTMGVATIYTASKA, from the coding sequence ATGGCCGAAAAAGTTAAACCCTACAAAGACAGTGATGCTTCTAAAAAAGAGCAGGTCACCGAAATGTTTGATACCATTTCTAAAGAATACGATGGACTTAACCGTGTTATTTCTTTTGGCATTGATGTAAAATGGCGAAATAAAGTCGTTAAAATTGTCAGCAAAAAACAGCCTGAAAACATTTTAGATATTGCAACAGGTACAGGCGACTTGGCCATTAACCTCGCCTCTACCAATGCCAAAGAAATTATTGGTTTAGACATTAGTAATGGCATGCTAGAGGTTGGCAGAAAAAAAATAGCTTCAAAAAAATTAGAGAGTATAATCTCTATGGTTATTGGTGATTCTGAAAATTTACCTTTTGAGGACAATACCTTTGATGCTATAACAGTGGCTTTTGGTGTTAGAAATTTTGAAAACCTAGAAAAAGGACTATCAGAAATATTAAGGGTATTAAAGCCCAACGGAATTTTTGTTATTTTAGAAACGTCGGTACCAACCAACCCAATTTACAAGTTTGGATACAAGATTTACTCAAAATTTATTTTACCAACCATAGGAAAATTATTTTCAAAAGATAAAATAGCTTACAATTACCTAAGCGAATCGGCTTCTGTTTTTCCATATGGTGAGGTATTAAACAATATTTTGAGAAAAATTGGGTTTATTAATGTCGAGGATAAGCCACAAACAATGGGTGTGGCCACTATTTACACAGCATCTAAAGCATAA
- the porT gene encoding type IX secretion/gliding motility protein PorT/SprT → MKKILVFLTFLIAFQTTTAQLFTKEKVANNIDNLDQKFLSWGYFLGFNQYDFKFDYEENLDDILVDKTFGFHLGLIGDMRINDYMNLRLEPGVFFTTRNLMYNQSYFAGTDYNDSDLLREVKSTYIHIPLLLKVSTKRINNFKPFIIGGFSTALNLSSNQDNPDDNSAGEFRMKKNTYFYEIGFGIDLYLLYFKFTPSIRGIFAINDEIVRDADPNSPWTGNVAKMQTRGIFINFTFQ, encoded by the coding sequence ATGAAAAAGATCTTAGTTTTCTTAACCTTTTTAATAGCGTTTCAAACTACAACTGCGCAATTATTTACCAAAGAAAAGGTCGCTAATAACATTGACAATTTAGACCAAAAATTTCTGTCTTGGGGTTATTTTCTAGGTTTCAATCAATATGATTTTAAGTTTGATTACGAAGAAAACCTTGATGATATCTTAGTTGACAAAACGTTTGGATTTCACCTAGGGCTCATTGGAGACATGCGTATTAATGACTACATGAATCTTAGGCTAGAGCCTGGTGTGTTTTTTACAACCAGAAATTTAATGTACAACCAAAGCTATTTTGCCGGAACAGATTATAACGACTCTGATTTATTGCGAGAAGTAAAATCTACCTATATACACATTCCGTTATTGTTAAAGGTATCTACCAAACGAATTAATAATTTTAAACCATTTATTATTGGTGGTTTTTCAACAGCTTTAAACCTTTCTAGCAATCAAGATAATCCAGATGATAATAGTGCTGGTGAATTTAGAATGAAGAAAAACACCTACTTCTACGAAATTGGTTTTGGTATCGATTTGTACCTATTGTATTTTAAATTTACGCCTTCAATACGTGGTATTTTTGCAATTAATGACGAAATTGTAAGAGATGCTGATCCCAACAGTCCATGGACTGGTAATGTTGCTAAAATGCAAACCAGAGGCATTTTTATCAACTTTACATTTCAATAG